The genomic window ACCATGTCAGTCTTTGCCATCGGAATCATCGGCTACTGTGCCTTAATTTCAATCAGTAACCCATTGATAATTCGGAAAAAAATTATGATAGCCGCATCGATGCTACTGTTCGTGATTGCCTTTACCTATTCAGATAAACTATTTGGATTGCAAAGCATCTTTGATCTAAGATTTACCTTCATTTACATCTCCATCCTATTACTCGCCTGGCCTTTATTCATGTTTATGCGTGAGGTACTAGGACGTCGAGTATTCTCAAAAATAAATTGGAAATAACCGAAAGATATCAAGTAATTGCTTGATATCTTTTTTTTGATATAATGTGGGCTTATCAAAATAAAGTTTAATTCAGGTCTTGACAATTGATACGGTACCGAACTATAATTCATTTCGCAATATAGTTCGGTACCGAAATAAATAAAATATACGAGGATATTAATATGCGTGAAGGTGCAACAATTGAACGTGGTTTGCCTAAAACTAACAAACCAACTAGCAAATTTAAGTTCAAAGATTTTTTGCAATTGATCAATAGCGTTAATCCCAAGAAATCGCTATTTCTATTAGGAATGCTCTTGAGTTTGGTCACCAGTGGCGCCAGCTTGATCGTTCCACAATTGACCAAGGGACTAGTTGATACTAGTGGACTTTCAAAAATTGACGGTAAGATGCTAGCCGTTTTGATACTAGCCTTCGTCATCCAACTAGGGTTTGGAACCATCGGTGGTTTCATTCTACGATACGTCGGTGAAAGTTCTGTGAAGACTTTGCGAGAAAAACTCTGGGCTCACCTGCTAAGACTTCCCGTCGATTATTTCGATGACCACAAGTCTGGTGAGAGCAGTTCTCGAGTAGTCAACGATACTAGCGTTATCAAAGATCTGATAACATCGCAGTTCCCTAACTTCATCACCGGAGCCATCCAATTAGTCGGTTCAATGATAATTTTATTTTTCATGGACTGGAAGATGGCATCATTAATGTTCAGCATCGTTCCAATCGTTGTTTTGATCCTATTCCCAATCGGAAAAATCATGGCACGTTTAGGTAGAAAGCTTCAAGCTGCGACAGCTGACTTTAACGCTGATGTCAGTGAAAAATTATCAGAAGTACGTTTGATCAAGGCCAGCAATGGTGAAGAATTTGAAAAAGTAACCGGTCGCGGATTTATCGACAAGATCTTTAAAGTTGGTATCAAAGATGCCAAAGTTGAAGCTGTCCTCAGCCCCATCATGACAACCGTGATGCTAGGTGTCTTCGTTGGTATCTTAGGATACGGTGCAGTGAGAATCCAACAAGGAACACTTTCAAGTGGTTCCTTAGTAGCATTCTTACTTTACTTGTTCAACATCATCACCCCAGTAGCAAGCTTTGCGACATTCTTCTCGCAAGTCCAAAAAGCAATGGGTTCAACAGAACGTATCCAAGAAATTCTCCACACAGAACCAGAAGTAACTACAACCGGTGAAGCAGTTGATGTAGAAGGAAAAGAAATCACAGCCGCACACTTGAACTTCAGCTATGATCCCGACCATCAAATCCTGCACGACGTTTCATTTGAAGCTAAACCAAACACAGTAGTAGCCTTCGCGGGACCAAGTGGCGGAGGTAAATCAACAATTTTTTCATTATTGGAAAGATTTTACCAGCCAG from Companilactobacillus sp. includes these protein-coding regions:
- a CDS encoding ABC transporter ATP-binding protein, with translation MREGATIERGLPKTNKPTSKFKFKDFLQLINSVNPKKSLFLLGMLLSLVTSGASLIVPQLTKGLVDTSGLSKIDGKMLAVLILAFVIQLGFGTIGGFILRYVGESSVKTLREKLWAHLLRLPVDYFDDHKSGESSSRVVNDTSVIKDLITSQFPNFITGAIQLVGSMIILFFMDWKMASLMFSIVPIVVLILFPIGKIMARLGRKLQAATADFNADVSEKLSEVRLIKASNGEEFEKVTGRGFIDKIFKVGIKDAKVEAVLSPIMTTVMLGVFVGILGYGAVRIQQGTLSSGSLVAFLLYLFNIITPVASFATFFSQVQKAMGSTERIQEILHTEPEVTTTGEAVDVEGKEITAAHLNFSYDPDHQILHDVSFEAKPNTVVAFAGPSGGGKSTIFSLLERFYQPDNGSILIGEHDIKDIDLANWRSQIGYVSQDSAVFAGSIRENLQYGLGKKLTDEQLWNGLSLAYADGFVKDFPEQLDTQIGEHGVKLSGGQKQRIAIARAFLRDPKILMLDEATASLDSESEEKVQLALDQLMVGRTTLVIAHRLSTIVDADQIYFIEKGAVTGHGTHKELMTTHQLYKQYVNEQMVN